Genomic DNA from Shouchella patagoniensis:
TGAACCAGTCACATTACACAAAACAATAAAAATCAATTTTCAATGATCATCTAGCTAACTAACTGGTTCGATTTTGCATGAGGTCATATATTTTTCGCGTGGTGTTGACATTTCTTACCGTAACTTGTTTGTATAACTTTGATCCAACGATCCTTGACAATCCACTTTTGGTTACATTTTTCTTGTCAACGGACCATAGAATTGCTCCTGGGACATATTTCACAGTGTCAATATTTGGTTTTATGACCAAATTCTCAAGTATGGACTCATCATCAATTTCATCCCATAAAAACATAACATCACTTTTCATGTCTTTGTCATTTTTCCAAGTGTCAGGAATGGTGTTAATGATTCGTTTGACCTCATCGATGCTACGAACGACTACTTTAATTTGTAACCCGAAATCATAACATATCGCATCTTCCAAAATACGTGATAGTTCAGTTTTTGATAGGCCTTTGTTTGAAAAAATTATATTGCCTGTATTGATGTAAGTCACCACATCATTCATTTCGACTTTTTCAAAAGTTTGTTTAAGAAATTTCATGTTAATTTTATTTTTTCCGCCGACATTAATCCCCCGGAGAAGAGCGATATAAACCATAACCATCCCCATTTCGACTTTTTATTTATAGATCTTATCAACTCGATACCCTATATATGAAACGGACATTTCTTCGTATCTCTTATATAAATATTACCATATGTATCTATTGTTATTAAAGATGAGTTAATCCACAATCCGGCCTTCACGTAGATAAGCGCAATCTTTGTTATAACAGGATCGCGCCACTCTATTTAATAATAACCCCTGGTAAAAACATAGTCTAACAAATAAGCGTGACCCCATCATCATTTTTCCAGTGATCTTCTGCAATAGTTTATTAAAACTAAACTTGGTCAATCCAGTTTTTTCTTTAATTTCTCTAATAACTGCACTAAATGTGTTTACATTTTACTTAACAATTCCTTTAGGGACTTGAATACTAGCTGGCATCAGGATTAGGGTGTTTAAAAACTAACACTTGTCTTGTTAGGACACAAACTGATAAAGGGAGTTTGATGAAGTCGACTAAATTTCATGTAGGAAAACGCCTGCATTTGTCGTACACTGATAGAAGGTTTGCTTGTTTGTAAAGTTACAAGCATAAGGAGAATACATATAATGAAATCAAGTTCAACTTCATTTGTTACAGCTGGATTATTACTTGGGATTTTTATGGCAGCAATTGATAACACAATTGTGGCAACGGCAATGGGTACGATTGTTGGAGATCTAGGAAACTATGAACAGTTTGTGTGGGTAACAGCAGCTTACATGGTGGCAATGATGGCTGGTATGCCGATTTATGGTAAATTATCTGACATGTATGGTCGGAAGCGTTTTTTCTTATTTGGATTGGTCGTTTTCTTACTCGGCTCCATGCTGTGCGGCTTGGCGGATTCAATGAATCAATTAATTGCATTTCGCGTCATCCAAGGTATTGGCGGTGGGGCTCTAATGCCAATTGCATTTACGATTATCTTTGATATTTTTCCTCCTGAAAAAAGAGGGAAAATGACGGGGTTAATAGGAGCCGTATTTGGCCTTTCGAGTGTGTTTGGTCCACTTATGGGCGCATTTATTACAGAAACATTGAGCTGGCATTGGATTTTTTATATCAATATGCCAATTGGAGCATTGTCTCTCTTCTTTATCTCACGCTACTATAAGGAAACACTCGAAACACGAAAACAAAAGATTGATTGGCTTGGCGCCGGAACATTAGTGCTTGCAGTTGTCAGTTTAATGTTTGCATTAGAGCTTGGTGGGGGCGCTTATAATTGGAGCTCTCCAGAGTTGTTGACGTTGTTTGGTATAGCCTTTATCTCATTTATTGTGTTTGTTTTCGCGGAACGCAAGGCGGAGGAACCAATCATTTCATTTTGGATGTTTAAGAAGCGTTTATTTGCGACTTCTCAGATCATTGCTTTCATTTATGGCGGGACATTTGTTATTCTTGCTGTCTTTATTCCGATTTTTGTTCAAGCAGTATTTGGTGGTTCTGCATCAAGCGCAGGTACGACCTTAATGCCAATGATGCTTGGCTCTGTGGTTGGGAGTATGGCTGGAGGACTACTTCAGACGAGAATTAAGTTTCGTACAATGATGATTTTCTCTGCGGTTTGTTTTCTAACAGGAATGATTTTGCTTTCAACAATGAGTCCTGAAATTTCACGTATTTCATTAGGAATCTATATGTTTCTTGCCGGAGTGGGTGTAGGGTTCTCGTTTTCTTTATTACCCGCGGCATCGATCAACGATTTACCCCAACGATACAGAGGGTCTGCAAATTCAACCAACTCGTTCTTACGCTCATTTGGTATGACTGTGGGACTCGCCGTGTTTGGGACAGTCCAAACGTTATCATTTACCA
This window encodes:
- a CDS encoding DUF1697 domain-containing protein gives rise to the protein MVYIALLRGINVGGKNKINMKFLKQTFEKVEMNDVVTYINTGNIIFSNKGLSKTELSRILEDAICYDFGLQIKVVVRSIDEVKRIINTIPDTWKNDKDMKSDVMFLWDEIDDESILENLVIKPNIDTVKYVPGAILWSVDKKNVTKSGLSRIVGSKLYKQVTVRNVNTTRKIYDLMQNRTS
- a CDS encoding MDR family MFS transporter, with the translated sequence MKSSSTSFVTAGLLLGIFMAAIDNTIVATAMGTIVGDLGNYEQFVWVTAAYMVAMMAGMPIYGKLSDMYGRKRFFLFGLVVFLLGSMLCGLADSMNQLIAFRVIQGIGGGALMPIAFTIIFDIFPPEKRGKMTGLIGAVFGLSSVFGPLMGAFITETLSWHWIFYINMPIGALSLFFISRYYKETLETRKQKIDWLGAGTLVLAVVSLMFALELGGGAYNWSSPELLTLFGIAFISFIVFVFAERKAEEPIISFWMFKKRLFATSQIIAFIYGGTFVILAVFIPIFVQAVFGGSASSAGTTLMPMMLGSVVGSMAGGLLQTRIKFRTMMIFSAVCFLTGMILLSTMSPEISRISLGIYMFLAGVGVGFSFSLLPAASINDLPQRYRGSANSTNSFLRSFGMTVGLAVFGTVQTLSFTNRMSDAFAGAQIPAGEMDPQELFTPEGRAQIPPDVLATITEAMSDSITFVFTLAIIPIVLALIATFFMGNERVQTSKDLEMKGSSE